The following coding sequences lie in one Lolium perenne isolate Kyuss_39 chromosome 2, Kyuss_2.0, whole genome shotgun sequence genomic window:
- the LOC127330445 gene encoding MEIOTIC F-BOX protein MOF has protein sequence MEISRKRKHVCAGGDRLMDLPDSLLHTILSNLTAREVVQTCALSRRWRHVWLSAPSLDIDFREFRSAADPGDAAKSHKTMLQQEEFVQFEDFADNLLCRRSTSGASLDTLRLRFECPQTTTHGRWVRRGLKCCPAVLDIRHGAGNLPIPFQLPPVGSGGARRLRKLCLDGLALPSDFEEQLRSEFRVLEDLEIRNCRMTWVSRIASDTLKNLTVECPQNDGKLLIVAPCLASLHIALRSSYYDITLGEAHSLVQASISLVGTIQQQRYWPTTELRALCKLLRALSNVNSLELVGFQEMMSHMNQSPGEYAPGPMLQAMLDEDNHRLPTFRTLMNGTNLNSVAFSAKHSRA, from the exons ATGGAGATCTCCCGCAAGCGGAAGCACGTATGTGCCGGCGGCGACCGACTGATGGACCTGCCGGACAGCCTCCTCCACACCATCCTGTCGAACCTCACGGCGCGGGAGGTCGTGCAGACATGCGCGCTGTCGCGGAGGTGGCGGCACGTCTGGCTCTCCGCCCCCTCTCTCGACATCGACTTTCGGGAGTTCAGATCCGCGGCCGATCCAGGCGACGCCGCCAAGAGTCACAAGACGATGCTGCAGCAGGAGGAGTTCGTGCAGTTCGAGGATTTCGCCGACAACCTCCTGTGCCGCCGTAGCACCAGCGGCGCCTCGCTGGACACCTTGCGGCTGCGCTTCGAATGCCCTCAGACCACGACCCACGGCAGGTGGGTTCGCCGCGGGCTCAAGTGCTGCCCGGCGGTGCTCGACATCAGGCACGGCGCCGGAAACCTTCCGATCCCGTTCCAGTTACCTCCCGTGGGCTCCGGCGGTGCTCGCCGCCTCAGAAAGCTCTGCCTCGATGGCCTAGCTCTCCCCTCCGATTTCGAGGAGCAGCTTCGTTCCGAGTTCCGCGTGCTAGAGGACCTGGAGATCAGGAACTGCCGGATGACCTGGGTATCACGGATCGCATCCGACACTCTCAAGAACCTGACCGTCGAATGCCCCCAGAACGACGGCAAGTTACTCATCGTCGCCCCTTGCCTCGCCTCGCTGCACATCGCCCTCCGCTCCTCTTACTATGACATCACCCTAGGGGAGGCGCATTCTCTTGTCCAAGCATCCATCTCCCTCGTGGGAACAATCCAACAACAACGGTACTGGCCCACAACTGAGTTGAGAGCTCTATGCAAGCTTCTCCGCGCTCTCTCCAACGTCAATAGCTTGGAGTTGGTTGGCTTTCAGGAAATG ATGTCACACATGAACCAGTCACCTGGCGAGTATGCCCCAGGTCCCATGTTGCAAGCGATGCTAGATGAGGATAATCATCGACTTCCAACGTTCCGTACCTTGATGAATGGGACAAACTTGAACAGCGTGGCATTTTCTGCGAAACACTCCCGTGCTTGA